From one Brachypodium distachyon strain Bd21 chromosome 4, Brachypodium_distachyon_v3.0, whole genome shotgun sequence genomic stretch:
- the LOC100846130 gene encoding uncharacterized protein LOC100846130 produces MCGKTDDVHLHMEHNGLHGGEFRGGVRALLPKPPPSTSSRPNSMVVKKVCPREYIPPHIVAEAISTLHGLDLRWSGPITPSERLYVEQYVTAKYPQYSHGLIEDDSCDKDDLYATYYSTTTTSSPEPGSGGERRRSSPTGSPTSARPDIDMVRLEPSRLLDILTKKSSFTGSFISIPEIQARNRVLRHCGLTDDEYLVLFAATPKDAMMLIGESYPFFRSNYYMSILGEESDFIRAFAAYKEAKVIAAPESWLDLRIKGSQLSQYFRRKSKLAPKGLFAYPAVSAAAAAPDAAPPPARYSLHWVSEAHRNAWHVLVDATALVVGEDRLPLSLHRPDLVLCTLNDTHAHSQQPAARVTCLLVRRRSFDTSAAAAPLQQQQQQAQAQQKQ; encoded by the exons ATGTGTGGCAAGACGGACGACGTTCACCTCCACATGGAACACAAC GGTCTACACGGTGGAGAATTCAGAGGAGGGGTTCGTGCCTTGCTACCCAAACCGCCTCCTTCCACCTCGTCGCGGCCAAACAGCATGGTCGTCAAG AAGGTGTGCCCACGGGAGTACATCCCGCCGCACATCGTGGCGGAAGCCATCTCGACGCTGCACGGGCTGGACCTGCGGTGGTCGGGGCCCATCACGCCCAGCGAGCGGCTCTACGTGGAGCAGTACGTGACGGCCAAGTACCCACAGTACTCGCACGGCCTCATCGAGGACGACAGCTGCGACAAGGACGACCTCTACGCCACCTACTACAGCACCACCAcgacgagctcgccggagcccgggtccggcggcgagcggcggaggtCGTCGCCGACGGGGTCGCCGACGTCGGCGAGGCCCGACATCGACATGGTCCGGCTGGAGCCGTCGCGGCTGCTGGACATCCTGACAAAGAAGTCGTCGTTTACGGGGAGCTTCATCTCCATACCGGAGATCCAGGCCAGGAACAGGGTGCTCCGCCACTGCGGCCTCACGGATGATGAGTACCTCGTGCTCTTCGCCGCCACGCCCAAGGACGCCATGATGCTG ATCGGCGAGAGCTACCCATTCTTCCGGAGCAACTACTACATGTCGATCCTGGGCGAGGAGAGCGACTTCATCCGCGCCTTCGCGGCGTACAAGGAGGCCAAGGTGATcgcggcgccggagtcgtGGCTGGACCTCCGCATCAAGGGCTCCCAGCTCAGCCAGTACTTCCGCCGCAAGTCCAAGCTCGCCCCCAAGGGCCTCTTCGCCTAccccgccgtctccgccgccgccgccgcccccgacgCTGCCCCGCCACCGGCTCGGTACTCCCTGCACTGGGTCTCCGAGGCGCACCGCAACGCGTGGCACGTGCTCGTGGACGCCACGGCGCTCGTCGTGGGCGAGGACCGGCTCCCGCTGTCGCTGCACCGCCCGGACCTCGTGCTGTGCACGCTCAACGACACGCACGCGCACTCGCAGCAGCCCGCCGCCAGGGTCACCTGCCTGCTCGTCAGGAGAAGGTCCTTCGACacctctgctgctgccgcccccctgcagcagcagcagcagcaagcgcAGGCGCAGCAGAAGCAATGA